The Pseudomonas sp. R4-35-07 nucleotide sequence TGCGCATGCCACTGCTCAAGGGCACCGTGTCGATGACCCTGGACGGCAAACAGGGCTGCGCAAAACTGATGGGCCGGATCAAGAACCCCGACCTGGGCTCGATGCGTATCCTGCACCTGCCCCACTCGTGGAACCACTGCATGGGCGATCACATCATCGTGTTCACCGTGTGGCCGATCAGTGCCCAGGAAACCATGGTCACCACCAAGTGGATCGTGCACAAGGACGCGGTGGAAGGCGTTGATTATGACGTGGAGCGCATGCGCCAAGTGTGGGACGCCACCAACGACCAGGACCGTCGCCTGGCCGAAGAGAACCAGCGCGGGATCAACTCCACCGCTTACCAGCCAGGCCCGTACTCCAAGACCTATGAGTTCGGCGTGGTTAACTTTGTCGATTGGTACAGCGAACGCATGCTGAACAACCTCGGTGCCGCGCCCGCGCCCTACCTCAAAGGCGTGGCCGCCCACGAATAACTGACACGCCTTGGATCAAAATGTGGGAGGGGGCTTGCTCCCGATAGCGGAGTATCAGCCAATGCATGTGCAAGCTGATCCATCCCTATCGGGAGCAAGCCCCCTCCCACACTTGTACCAGGTGCTGAACAATATTTGATCAACTCTCGCGCGGACCGCTAAAAGCCTGCCCTCCAGCCATTGCCCAACAACTTATCCACAAAGCCACTCACAGCAATTGTGGGCAACTGCGTTTTCCTTTGAAAATAAATCAAGAAAATCCGTGACTTATTCAAAGCCCAGGGTTTCACCTCCCATTGATCATTTTTTGATCTAAAGCCTGTAAGCCACGGTACTCAAGGGCTACAGAGGAACGCGAACACCTTATCCACAGAAGCACCAACAGACTTTGGGGGCAACTTTGCTCACGCTGTGGAAAACCGCGTCAAACCTGCATATATCGGGGGGTTCAGCACTTTCAGGGCTGTAAAAACAACCTTTGATCAGATTTTGAGCAGATTGAGGATAGCCTTTGTTTATAAGGCCTGTAACCGACAGCGAACATCTTATCCACAGGCGGATCAACAGCCATTGTGGGTAAACCTCAGATCCAAATGTGGGAGGGGGCTTGATCTGGCCTAATGAAATTGGACACATCAATAGGGCGCTATGATGGCGCCCAAATCTAAGGTGTGCAGATGATGCGAAAGTCCTATTCCAGCGAGTTCAAGCTCAACGCCGCAAGCATGGCGCTTGATCAGAACATGCCTGTTCCCGAAATTTGCGCCAGTTTGGATATAGGCCCTACGGCTTTGCGCCGCTGGGTCGAGCAGGTGCGCAAAGAGCGCGCCGGAGCAACAATGGTGGGCACAAAGGCGATTACTGCCGACCAGAAGAAAATTCAGGAACTTCAAACCCTGCTCAGGCAGAAAGATCGGGATATCGAAATCCTAAAAAAGGCCAGTGTTCTCCTGCTTTTGGACTCCAAAGATCATTTCCTCTGATCAGCGAGCTAGGCGAACAGTACGGCATTACAGATTGCTGCCGCGTTTTTGAAGTCAACCGCAGCAGCTACTACGCCTGGCGTCAGCGCCAGGGGAAAATCAACCTGGAGCGCGAAGCGCTCAAGGTTGTTCTAGTTAAGTACCACAAGGCCTCAAGAGGATCGGCTGGAGCGAGAACCCTCTCTGAAGACCTGCGAGGCGCAGGCCATCAGGTGGGGCGTTACATGGCTCGCAGCTTGATGAAGGAAGCCGGGATTGCAAGCCGCCAACGCAGGCCCCATAAATACAAGTCATCAGGCGCGGAGTCTTTAGTGGCTGAGCATGAGCTGGAGCGCGAGTTTTACGTAGCTGACATCAACAAGGTCTGGTGCGCGGACATCACCTATATCCAGCTCGGTAAGCGCTGGCTTTACTTCTCGGTAGTTTTGGATCTGTTTGCCCGCCGAGTGGTGGGATGGTCGTATTCACTGGTCGCCGATGCGACGCTGGCAAGTGAGTCACTGCGCATGGCTGTTGAATTGAGAGGGCGGCCTAAAGGTGTGCTGTTTCATTCCGATCAGGGCTGCCAGTACACCAGCCATAAATTCAGGGCCGAACTGCAGGCACATGAGCTGAAGCAGAGCATGAGTCGAAAAGGCCAGTGCTGGGATAACGCCCCGATGGAGCGTTTTTTTGGCAGTTTGAAGTCCGAGTGGGTGCCCGAGAAAGGTTACAGCTCGGAGTGCGAAGCTCGGGCAGATATCAACCGATATGTGGCGCGCTACAACAGCGTAAGGCGCCACAGTTACAACGGTTACCACTCACCGATAGCGGCGGAAAAGCTAGCGGCGTGAAAACCGAAAAGAATGTCCAAAATTACTAGACCAGAACAGCTTGCTCCCGATAGCGGTGGGTCAGTTACAGCTATATCAACTGATACTCCGCCATCGGGAGCAAGCCCCCTCCCACAGGGGTTCAGCGTACGACGCCTTCTTCTATCAACAGCTTGAGAATGGCTTCAGCGCCCGCCTCCGGGCTCACGCCCTTGAGCACCTGCCCACCACCACCACTGGCTTTGGCCGTTGCTGCCTTCATACGGTCGGCGCCGCTCTTGGCCTTGATCACCTTGAGGCGCTTGGGCCGCGGCTTGGCCGGCTGCAGCAGCGCGTCTGTGAATAACTCGTCCTGCTCGATCTCGACTTCGTGGGCGGCAAGCTCGCCACGTTGCGCCGGCCCATAGGCGCTTTGCCGAGGCTTGGGCGCGGCGTTATCCACAGTGGCGAGAAAAGGCAGGCGTACCTTCAAGCGCCGCCGCTGGCCACGGGGCAAGGCTTGCAGCATGTGGGCTACGCCGCTTTCGATGGACTCCACCTGGGCCAGGCCGACAATCAGCGGCCAACCCAATTGTTCGGCCAGCAGGAACGGCAGCATGCCCGACCCCTCGCCGGTTTCCGCCTGGCTGCCGGTGAGCACCACCTGGGCACCGGCGTCGCGTAGATAGTCACTCAACACCGGCAACGCATCGGCGCCCGCCGGCTGTTCCAGTACATGCAGTTGCGGCAGGCCCATGCCCAGGTAGCTGCGCAAGGTCGGCTCGCTGATGTCACCGGCGTGCAGTACCTGCAACTTATCCCCAGCCATCTGCAGCCCCAGCTCGACCGCACGCGCATCTTGTTCGGCACGGCGCGGGCGCCCGGAAGTGGGGTGGGCGCCGACGGATACCAGGCTGATTACATTGGTTGTCATGGTCATATCCCTAGGCTGCATCGCGCTTGGCGCCGTTGCGGTGGGCCTCGACCGCAGCGATCAAGGCTTGCAGAATCGCGGCGCTTTCGCCGATCACCGACAGGTCGGCACGCTTGATCATGTCGCAACCCGGGTCGAGGTTGATCGCCACCACCTTGTCGCAGGCACCGATGCCTTGCAGGTGCTGGATCGCCCCGGAGATGCCTACGGCCACGTACACCCGAGCCGTGACCCAAGTGCCGCTGGCGCCGACCTGGCGATCACGCGCCATATAGCCATCGTCCACCGCCACCCGCGACGCGCCCTCGGTGGCGCCCAAAGCGGCGGCGGTCTGGTGGAACAGCGCCCAGTCCTTCACGCCGTTGCCGCCAGAAAAAATGAATTCCGCTTCAGCCATGGGAATCGCCGCCGGGTCTACCGCCACGGCGCCGAGGTCTTCGATACGTGGCAGGCTGCGCGCGAGGGTTGTGGATAACTCCACGGGCAAGACTTCATGGCGCGTCTCGCTGACCGGATCAGCACATTCAGCGGCCGCGAGGATCAGGCGCGGCAATGGCCGGGCCAGATCTTCCTGGCCCGCACCGGCGCGGCCGATGCACGCCTGGCCTTTGATCTGCCACACCCGCGTGGCCGGGCGCTCCTTGAGGCTGGCGGCAAAGCGCCGCCCCAGCTCGCCGCCGCCGCTGCGGCTGTCCGGCAGCAACCAATGACGCGGGTTGAACTGGTTATCCACAGCCCGCAGGCCCTGGACGCGCTGCTCCGGTGAATAACCGTCGAACTCGTGACCGTCCAGCACCAGCAGGCGGTCTACACCCGCTGTAGCAAACGCGCTTTCCTTATGTTCACCAAACACCACCGCCAGTACCGCGCCGT carries:
- a CDS encoding transposase yields the protein MMRKSYSSEFKLNAASMALDQNMPVPEICASLDIGPTALRRWVEQVRKERAGATMVGTKAITADQKKIQELQTLLRQKDRDIEILKKASVLLLLDSKDHFL
- a CDS encoding IS3 family transposase; this encodes MTDCCRVFEVNRSSYYAWRQRQGKINLEREALKVVLVKYHKASRGSAGARTLSEDLRGAGHQVGRYMARSLMKEAGIASRQRRPHKYKSSGAESLVAEHELEREFYVADINKVWCADITYIQLGKRWLYFSVVLDLFARRVVGWSYSLVADATLASESLRMAVELRGRPKGVLFHSDQGCQYTSHKFRAELQAHELKQSMSRKGQCWDNAPMERFFGSLKSEWVPEKGYSSECEARADINRYVARYNSVRRHSYNGYHSPIAAEKLAA
- a CDS encoding electron transfer flavoprotein subunit beta, with the translated sequence MTTNVISLVSVGAHPTSGRPRRAEQDARAVELGLQMAGDKLQVLHAGDISEPTLRSYLGMGLPQLHVLEQPAGADALPVLSDYLRDAGAQVVLTGSQAETGEGSGMLPFLLAEQLGWPLIVGLAQVESIESGVAHMLQALPRGQRRRLKVRLPFLATVDNAAPKPRQSAYGPAQRGELAAHEVEIEQDELFTDALLQPAKPRPKRLKVIKAKSGADRMKAATAKASGGGGQVLKGVSPEAGAEAILKLLIEEGVVR
- a CDS encoding electron transfer flavoprotein subunit alpha/FixB family protein, giving the protein MSDIIRRDPRAEWIARNRLHPLHAAMQPVQQSWMGPNGVIRKNVHGIGFIGPNGIKRIDRSGAQQGGAAKRTAAVEVLLPLHQVPTPAFYINVVPDMVGGRLSSHDRDLLGLARQLAGSDGAVLAVVFGEHKESAFATAGVDRLLVLDGHEFDGYSPEQRVQGLRAVDNQFNPRHWLLPDSRSGGGELGRRFAASLKERPATRVWQIKGQACIGRAGAGQEDLARPLPRLILAAAECADPVSETRHEVLPVELSTTLARSLPRIEDLGAVAVDPAAIPMAEAEFIFSGGNGVKDWALFHQTAAALGATEGASRVAVDDGYMARDRQVGASGTWVTARVYVAVGISGAIQHLQGIGACDKVVAINLDPGCDMIKRADLSVIGESAAILQALIAAVEAHRNGAKRDAA